The Amblyomma americanum isolate KBUSLIRL-KWMA unplaced genomic scaffold, ASM5285725v1 scaffold_12, whole genome shotgun sequence nucleotide sequence GTGTCAATGCCTTATACAGGCAGACCATGGGTGAAGAGACGGATTAGACGTCCCCTCTCCGAGCACAGTCCAGCAACGATTTCGTGGCCGGATCAGACTACTGGAACTGAGACGCCAGAAGGCAGCATGACTGcaacacaagggcacaagcacccaacagcccatggtgagTTGCTTGCTTGACCTGTTATATTGTCTCACCACTGAAATCACGTTCTTCCTCGTGCTACTACCAACAATGTGCTGCTCATGCTTGCTgctaaccctgagtgcacttataTTCACGCCAAAATTGGGGCAAAGCTGCGTATGCCTATCATATGCTGCTCCTGTTTGCGTAGGTCGCAATATGGTTTGATGTTGTTTATAGGTTCTACATACCTGGCGCCTCCAACTTTGCCCAGACTTTAGGACATAGGTGACAGACGTTTTGTCACCCAGTATGGGTTTTCCTGTTTGTTCTGCTAGGATGCTGAAAAGCCTCTCGAAGTGTTGCCGAGGTGGCCGTTTCATCATAAAACCTTTTTAACAATGGCAAATCTGAGggagcacctttttttttgtcgtactacaagtggtgactgcagtcagcAATTATTACCAGTCCGAACTGAAGGGGATCAGTGCCGCCAGATTCTGCAGTAACTAAGAGCAGCTGGTGAAGGCGAGACACCAGTGGCGGTAAATAACCACAGCTGCTACCTGCAGAGCGGGAATGGTCTACTCTTGCAATACGTTCTTGCAGTTGACCGCAGACAGGGGCAGTCCTTCCTTGCATACATTTACGACACGTGTCATGACACAATGTATATGAGAAGCTTAGACATGTATCTATGTGGCTGCTGGTTGGAATGCTTTTGCCATAGCGTATATCCCATAACCGGTCTGGAGTGCCATACAGTTAGGGCCTTGGTATTGAGGTGGTCACTTGAAGCAAGGCATCTTGCAGCTTGTTTCAAAGACTTGCATTCTTTCATATGTGTGTATATGTAGCACAGCCCATTGGCAACTACAAGAGGTCTAAGGAAATGGAAGATGGAAGTTTAGAGCTGTCCGAAAAAACGTAAATCACAGTCACAGCATATGCCTTCAGGCAGCacttttttctgtccttttttttttccaggcaaaACTAGCCAGTACCTCACTTGAACATTACATGTTTATGATAAAGCAAGTCATTTTGCTTAATCCTAACAAAGTCACGTCCCTTTGTCATTTACGTAGGTGGCCCCAGTCTCCGTGTCTGTATGTTTCCATTTATAGCCCTGTTGATataagcattttttttcacaaagttcGAAGAATAACTCATATGCGAGGGAGAAACATAGTAGCTGATCGACATTGGAACATAGTGCTAAAATGTAAGATAATTGAAAACAGCCTACATAAGCATTAAACTGAATTCTGTAGAGCCTTGATCCCTTGACTGTCACGACAGCTAGATGGCATACGGTGACCAGGGACCATACTCTGTAACAATCCACTTCtcaactttattatttttttcatctacaGTTAGTATACCGCTGCAACTTAATTGTGACAGCATCATTGACAGGTTAACAAACCATGTGATTCACGGGCTCCAGTATGGATGGCAGAGCTGGCCAATCCATGGAGACAAAGGAATGAATAGAGAAAAGAGTTCTTGCAAAACGCGAGAAACATGGATTAAGGTGATATGTGGAAAAGTAATTGGGTGATCATTTCAGACAGAAGAAGATGTAACGAAGTATAAGAAAAGAGCTGAACCTGCTAATGAAGTAGTAGGGTCGCACAAACAACATATAGGTCGTTGGTTTGGCTCTCACTGGTGGCATGTCTTCTAGATTGGTAAATTATCTCTTGTCTCAAATGAATGCTTAGTAACTACTCTACTTGACAAGAGACAATAAAAGATAAATAATAGTAAGGTATTTTTCTGCTTTCGTTTGTTCTGGAGGCTGCGCCTTCCAGTAAATGAAGTTAGTTAGCTGTTGTCTCGCAGCCATCAATGCACCATATGTAACGGTTAAAACCCTTGTGTATCATGGGTAAACAAAAACACTGAAAGGTGCTACAGAACTGATGTGGCAAGTAACCTagagcatgacacttagctccTACTAGACCAGTGTCATGCTAATGATAGCGATTTTCTTATATGCAGCTCAACACTATAGTGCAGGGATAATTGCAGCAGTTGTGGCAAAACATCGTTACACCAAGCTTAGCTCAGCATATTGCAATGACTGGATGGTGGGCAATGCAGCTGCCCATACTGGGTACTGCTTCAGATGTCGTGTCAATGCCTTATACAGGTGGACAAAGGCTGAAGAGACGGTGTGCACGTCTCCCCTCCAAGCACAGTCCAGCAAAGATTTTGCGGCTGGATCAGGCTACTGGAACTGAGACGTCAGAAGGCAGTATGACTGcaccacaagggcacaagcacccaacagcccatggtgagaTGCTTGCTTGGCCTGTTATATTGTCTCACCACTGAAATCATGTTCTTCCTCATGCTGCTACCAAAAATGTGCTGCTCATGCGTGCTgctaaccctgagtgcacttataTTCACGCCAAAATGGGGGCAAAGCTGCGTATGCATACCATATGCTCCTCTTTGCATGGGTCACAATGTGGTTTGATGTTGTTTATAGGTTCTACATACCTGGCGCCTCCAACTTTGCTCAGACTGTGGGACATAGGTAACAGACGTGTTGTCACTCAGTATGGGTTTTCCTGTTTGTTCCGCAAGCACGCTGCAGGAGAGAGGACGTGCAGATTGTACGCTGGATTCGTGTGAATGCTCGACGTCCAGACCGACTGACAGATGCTTGGTCACGTGTCGCAATAACCGCGCTGACGCGCGCGGGCCATACGCGATTCGGTCCGCTTGTCTGAACCCACCTTAAGGGCCATCGGGGTATCttgtcttcacattacatgccttgcccaagcccatttcttcctcttgattttgactaggatgtcattaacctgcgtttgttccctcacccaatctgcccacttccagcttaacgttacacctatcgttcttcttcagtttggtgtgctgtcctCAACTTAAACTAAACCGTTCTCgctagcctccacgcttctcccCATAGGTTTTTGCCTCGATTTTCACGAGaaccaaaaaagggaaaaaattccAGCAAAATCCAACCACACTATTCAAGCCAAGAAAGGCTGTACCATGGGAAATTTATTTTGATATCATCGAACAAGAACAAAGCTTCTTCCCAGGCCAAGTAGTAtgagaggattttttttattttttgttctacgATTATCTGTGTCTGAAATGAACGAGGTAGAAtggtgaatttttttcatacatatGTTGGTTGGTCACTAATTTTCGTCTGTGGTCACTTTCACTCACGTTTTCCCCCTACATTTCGTTGTGTTTAGTATGGGAGAATGCACTTTGCTTTGTTAATTTACTTGCAGGTGACGGTGCCTCTGATGAGAGAAGCATGCTGATCAACATGAGAGCAGAAATGGGGGATCGCCGGTCGCTCACTCCCTTGCCTCCATCTCCTCCACATGGTGGGGAGGAAAGCAAAGTTGACCAATTTGAGGTCACCTTACCAGACCTGCCCTCCATATCCCTATGGCTGCCCTGGTCACTGCAGTCAGTGGCCTCTCCACCAGAGCCAGAGACCTCTTCACCAGAGCCAGTGCCGGAGTCTACTCCTCCTCCAGGACCATCCCAACCCACACGTCTGTTGGAGGCTTGTGTGCAGGTATCTCGGGAGGAGCAGCTGGAGCCTGCTACTCTGGAGGAACCTGTGGTGCCTTTGGCTTCCTTCGAACTGCCACAGGATGCGGCTGAGGGGCAGGAGCATGGCAAAGAGCAAATGGCATTTGCATCCATCTCTGTACCAGAGCCAGGGCTAGTGCTGGAAGTAACTTCAGAACCACCCCAACCCAAAAGACTGTCAGAGGCTCACATGCAGGAATCTCTGGATGAGCAGCAGGATCTTGCAATGAGAGATGTTAAGGAACTTGTGGCACTTTCAGTTTCTTCCAAACTGCCACACGAGACTGCAGGGATGCTGGAGCACGTCAACGACACAATGGCGCTTGCATCTGTCTCTGCACCAGACCTAAGGCCTGTGCCAGAGCTGACTCCTACTTCAGAACCACCCCAACCCACACAGCCGTCGGGGGCTAGTGTGCAGGAATAtctggaggagcagctggagCCTTTTACTTCCTCCAAACTGGAGCAGCAGAATCTTGCAATGGAAGCTGCGAGAGAACTAATGGTGACTTCAGGATCCTTTGAGCTGCCCCAGGAAACAGCAATGCAGCTGGAGCATGCTGAAGAGGCAATGGCGCCTGTAGCTATATCTGCACTGAACCCAGGCCTTTTGCCGGAGGTGTCACCTCTTTCAGAAGCATCTGAATCCAGACATGTATTGGTAGCTAGCACGCAGGCATCTCTGTCAGAAGAGCTGAAGTCTGCTGctgtctccaagatggagttgcaGGCCCCTGTAATGGAAGCTGTGGAGGAACTTACGATGACTTCAGCTTCCTCCAAACTACCACAGGATATTGCAGGGATGTTGGAGCACGTTGCAGGACCGATGGCGCTTGGGGCTATCTCTGTGCAGGAGACAGGACTGGACGTGCCTGCTCGGTCAGAACCACCACAGACAGCTTGGCCACCAGACCTTTTTATGCTAAGTCAGGTGGCAGAATCTGCCGCTCGCTGTGAACTGAAGCAGCAAAATCTTGGTCAGGAGGGGCCAGTGGCGGCTCTGCCGGCTTCCCCCGAGCTTGCTCCGGCCTCTGTCCTCGAGTCCGTGGCACTTGCAGCTTCATCTGAGCCAGTGCAGCCAACCACAACGGCGCTGCTGCCTCAACTGGCCGAGTCTGGCCTGTCACCGCATCCAGAGGCTGTATTTGAATCAGAGCGTAAGTATTTCTGATTTCTTGTGCAGGTTGCAGAACCATGCGTACATTGTGAATGACCTGATGCATGGCTTCACTTTGCAGCTCGTACTGTAAAATTTGGGTGAGAACACTGGATGGCAGGGACACAGTGCAGGCTTTCAATGTGTGTTGGAACAATATGGCTGCATTATATCAAGCTGTCAAAGGACTGTTATCATGCCATCACAAGTAACTAGGTGACAGCATGaacttttattcatgggcagtaaCTGCGAAGCATCACAATCTGATGCTTGTTGCTTGGATGAAGGTGACATGTTTCGTAATTGGGCTAAACGGCAGTCACAGCCTGCTACCATCATGattaaaaataatttgatttggtctctttaatttttaagtgtgtgtgcgcacgtgtgtgcgagagaaagagagagcatgacacttagctccTACTAGACCAATGTCATGCTAATCATAGCAATATGCAGCTCAACACCATAGTGCAGGGATAATTGCGGCAGTTGTGGAAAAACATCGTTACGCCGACCTTAGCTCAGCATATTGCAATGACTAGATGGTGGACAGCTACCCATACTGGGTTAAAACAGatccttgggcgagttggtaactcattataaccagaacagcgctcactaagacacggacacgaagggagacacgacacacacgagcgctgactttcaactggtgtttattgtttggaacgaggcatgtatacagttccaacaacacaaagaaaccaaaccatccattcatagattcatagtTAATTCATGCTGCTGCTTCAGATGGTACTGCTTCAGAGGTACTGCTTCAGATGTCGTGTCAATGCCTTATACAGGCAGACCATGGGTGAAGAGACGGATTAGACGTCCCCTCTCCGAGCACAGTCCAGCAACGATTTCGTGGCCGGATCAGACTACTGGAACTGAGACGCCAGAAGGCAGCATGACTGcaacacaagggcacaagcacccaacagcccatggtgagTTGCTTGCTTGACCTGTTATATTGTCTCACCACTGAAATCACGTTCTTCCTCGTGCTACTACCAACAATGTGCTGCTCATGCTTGCTgctaaccctgagtgcacttataTTCACGCCAAAATTGGGGCAAAGCTGCGTATGCCTATCATATGCTGCTCCTGTTTGCGTAGGTCGCAATATGGTTTGATGTTGTTTATAGGTTCTACATACCTGGCGCCTCCAACTTTGCCCAGACTTTAGGACATAGGTGACAGACGTTTTGTCACCCAGTATGGGTTTTCCTGTTTGTTCTGCTAGGATGCTGAAAAGCCTCTCGAAGTGTTGCCGAGGTGGCCGTTTCATCATAAAACCTTTTTAACAATGGCAAATCCGAgggagcaccttttttttttgtcgtactacaagtggtgactgcagtcagcAATTATTACCAGTCCGAACTGAAGGGGATCAGTGCCGCCAGATTCTGCAGTAACTAAGAGCAGCTGGTGAAGGCGAGACACCAGTGGCGGTAAATAACCACAGCTGCTACCTGCAGAGCGGGAATGGTCTACTCTTGCAATACGTTCTTGCAGTTGACCGCAGACAGGGGCAGTCCTTCCTTGCATACATTTACGACACGTGTCATGACACAATGTATATGAGAAGCTTAGACATGTATCTATGTGGCTGCTGGTTGGAATGCTTTTGCCATAGCGTATATCCCATAACCGGTCTGGAGTGCCATACAGTTAGGGCCTTGGTATTGAGGTGGTCACTTGAAGCAAGGCATCTTGCAGCTTGTTTCAAAGACTTGTATTCTTTCATATGTGTGTATATGTAGCACAGCCCATTGGCAACTACAAGAGGTCTAAGGAAATGGAAGATGGAAGTTTAGAGCTGTCCGAAAAAACGTAAATCACAGTCACAGCATATGCCTTCAGGCAGCacttttttctgtccttttttttttccaggcaaaACTAGCCAGTACCTCACTTGAACATTACATGTTTATGATAAAGCAAGTCATTTTGCTTAATCCTAACAAAGTCACGTCCCTTTGTCATTTACGTAGGTGGCCCCAGTCTCCGTGTCTGTATGTTTCCATTTATAGCCCTGTTGATataagcattttttttcacaaagttcGAAGAATAACTCATATGCGAGGGAGAAACATAGTAGCTGATCGACATTGGAACATAGTGCTAAAATTTAAGATAATTGAAAACAGCCTACATAAGCATTAAACTGAATTCTGTAGAGCCTTGATCCCTTGACTGTCACGACAGCTAGATGGCATACGGTGACCAGGGACCATACTCTGTAACAATCCACTTCtcaactttattatttttttcatctacaGTTAGTATACCGCTGCAACTTAATTGTGACAGCATCATTGACAGGTTAACAAACCATATGATTCACGGGCTCCAGTATGGATGGCAGAGCTGGCCAATCCATGGAGACAAAGGAATGAATAGAGAAAAGAGTTCTTGCAAAACGCGAGAAACATGGATTAAGGTGATATGTTTCGTAATTGGGCTAAACGGCAGTAAGTCTGCTGCCATCATGATTAAGAAATAATTTGATTTGGCCTCTTTttaatgtgtgtgtgcatgtgtgtgcatgcgtgagaGAGGGagagcatgacacttagctcTTACTAGACCAATGTCATGCTAATGATAGCGATTTTTTGATATGCAGCTCAATACCATAGTGCAGGGATAATTGCGTGTGtttgtgcatgcatgtgtgtgtggaagagcatgacacttagctccTACTATTCAAATGTCATGCGAATGATAGCGATTTTCTTATATGCAGCGCAACACCATAGTGCAGGGATAATTACGGCAGTTGTGGCAAAACATCGTTACACCGAGCTTAGCTGAGCATATTGCAATGACTTGATGGTGAGCAATGCAGCTGTCCATACTGGGTACTGCTTCAAATGTCGTGTCAATGCCTTATACAGGGAGACCATGGCTGAAGAGACGGATTAGACATCTCCCCTCCGAGCACAGTCCGGCAACGATTTCGCGGCTGGACCAGGCTACTGGAACTGAGACGCCAGAAGGCAGCATGACTGtaacacaagggcacaagcacccaacagcccatggtgagaTGCTTGCTTGGCCTCTTATGTTTTCTCACCACTGGAATCACGTTCTTCCTCGTGCTACTACCAAAAATGTGCTGCTCATGAGTGCTgctaaccctgagtgcacttataTTCACGCCAAAATTGGGGCAGAGCTGCTTATGCCTACTGTATGCTCCTGTTTGCGTAGGTCGCAATATGGTTTCATGCGAATGGAGGGAAGTTTAGAGCTGTCCGAAAAAGCGTAAATCACAGTCACGGCATATGCCTTCAGGCAGAacttttttctgtccttttttttccaGGCAAAACTACCCAGTGCCTCACTTGAACATTACATGTTTATGATAAAGCAAGTCATTTTACTTAATCCTAATAAAGTCACGTCCCTTTGTCATTTGCGTAGATGGCCCCAGTCTCCGTGTCTGTATGTTTCCACTTATAGCCCTGTTGATAAGCAGGCCGAGTTTGGCCTGTCACCGCATCCAGAGGCTGTATTTGAATCAGAGCGTAAGTATTTTTGATTTCTTGTGCAGGTTGCAGAACCATGCGTACATTGTGAATGACCTGATGCATGGCTTCACTTTGCAGCTCGTACTGTAAAATTTGGGTGAGAACACTGGATGGCAAGGACACAGTGCAGGCTTTCAATGTGTGTTGGAACAATATGGCTGCATTATATCAAGCTGTCAACGGATTGTTATGATGCCAttgttgtgtgccaaaagcagcggcgtaccgtgcgtgtgttggcaactgtggacacaagctgcatgcgcgcgtattgacgctgtgtgtgtgtgtgtggtgccggcggcatggcttcaatgttgtgtgtcagtattgtaccatgttcttagttgtgcaataaatgaagtgcagacacaacaaatggcgacgaggaccggatcaagaacgctccaagaacggcctgaagatcaccacatcaagcgacagtaactggcagccgcaagaagagcattgacaaacacgaagtgtcaggcctaactctgcgagccctacgctgggcgggagaacaatggcagctcaagcagcgctaatcggtaagctcgacagtttcgatgacactgttgaagactggtcgtcgtatatagaaagggcggacgaatacttcgcgctcaacagcttaccggaagagaagaaggtagcggctataattacaagcatgggagcgaaaacttacgcaatccttcgcaagctgaccacgccgaacaaaccctcagagaaaacgtacgcagacattaaaaagtacctgggagactacttttcacctgtgcctcttgaaatgtctgagcgacatcggttctacaagagacttcagagagaaggcgagtctgctaacgaatatatggcagaactgcggcggctttcacagaactgcaactttgggtcatttttgaaccaggcactgcgggataaatttgtgtgcggtcttcgctacgtgcaagtccagcagagattgctaaccgcaaaaaaggttacgctagagcacgcccttgacgaagcagtagcacatgaacttgccgtgaaggacatcgccgaattcaaaagcagggaagaagtgccggcttccgtggctcatgtcgagaaggaagcacgacgatgttacaggtgtgaccgcaaggggcatccaccgtcgaaatgcaagtttctcacaagtgtttgccacaagtgcaataaagttggccacattagtaccgcgtgtaaaagcaagtcaagcgacgccaatagagcaccacgccggtcaagccttacttacaagaataggcaggcttcaaaaagtcaagtgcatgccattgaacaagacagtgatgcatttgaacttctggcacatgtcgacgatgggaacaaaagcagtccgatctggctgaagccacagatcgaagggcacacattggaaatggagatggacactggatccaagtattctcttgtgccaagaacCACGTACGAAGCGCATCTCTCTCATCTGCCTCTGGAGGGAACTTCAGTACGGTTCAAAACGCTGACTGGTCAAACCTTTAGACCTAACGGTGTGGCAACAGCCAATGTCACGTTTGGGAAGTCAACGCAACGCGTGCAGTTCTTTTTAGTCGACACTCCAGGACCTCCGCTCTTCGGAAGAGACTGGATTAATCGTTTCAACCTTCTTGAGCTGAGCAGCGTATTGAGGATCGACAACCAACTGGGGCCACGTGCAGATCAACTGAACAAGATCCTCGCAGAACACAGGGACGTCTTCGATGATAGCATTGGaaaactcaagcacatcaaactgaaactgcgtcttcaaagtggtgtgcaaccgaagttctgcaggccacgacaggtgccctatgccttgaaggagaaagtgaacactgagcttgaacggttggaagcagtcggcatcttgacaaaagtgaatcacagtgattgggccacgcccatagtgcctgtagtgaaagcaaatggaactgtccgcatatgtggagacttcaaagccacaatcaaccctcacttggtggtggaccagtatcccttaccccgcattgaggacatctttgcaaagttagcaggaggacagaagttttcaaagatagatctgagacaagcctacctacaaatggaagtagacgatgagtccaagccgctcttgaccattaacacagaaaaagggctgtatcagtacaacagaatgatttttggcatctcttctgcaccagctgtgtggcagagaacaatagatcaaatcctgcagggaatcccaatgtgccatgctactcaagatgacattcttgtcactggtgagtcagaagattctcatctcaagaacctagagctagtgctcagaagactgcaagagtatgggctcagagctaacctccAGAAATGTTCGTTCTTTGAAGACTCCGTAACATACTGTGGTTACAAGCTTGATGGAACCGGGTTACACAAGACAGAGGACAAGATCAAGGCATTGATACGTGCTCCTACACCCAAGTCCACGTCTGAGTTGAGGTCATTCCTTGGCCTTGTGAACTATTACGGGAAGTTTATTCCAGACAGTGctaatcttctcagaccactgcatgcacttctggagaaatcatcaccatggaagtggacaaaagaatgtgagGTGGCATTTCAGCAAGCAAAGAAGATTATAGCCTCAGAAACTGTCCTTGTGTACTACAACCCGAACCTGGAAGTACGTCTAGCATGTGATGCTGGCCCCCACGGACTCGGAGCAGTCCTTTCACACAAAATGCCTAATGGGAGTGAAAGACCCATCGCATTTGCATCTCGAACCTTGAAGGCTTCGGAAAAGCAGTACTCTCAGATAGATAAAGAAGCACTAGCCATTGTCTGGGGTATACAAAAGTTCTATGCATACCTGTATGGAAGACACTTCAAGCTGATCACAGATCATCAGCCTCTGACACATATCTTTGGCCCAACCAGCAGTGTTCCTGCGATGCAAGCTGCACGCATTCAACGTTATACCTTGTTTCTAGCTGGGCTCGACTACGAGATTCAGTACCGCAAATCATCGGATAATGCCAATGCAGATACATTGTCACGCCTTCCTCTTCCAGACAGTCCTGAAGATAAACCAGATGAAGCTGAACTTTTCTACCTGAACCAAATGGAGCAACTACCTGTAACAGCTCATCAAGTCAGACAAGCCACAGAGCGTGACCGTCTGCTATCGAGAGTCCGCTACCATGTTTTGAACGGGTGGGactcgtgcaaacaagacaacgaaatccttccattctacaggcgtagagatgaactctctttacaccacggcatcattgtttggggcataagaacagtcattccagctgtattgcgagaaacagtcctcaacgacctgcactctggacatcaaggcactgtgaaaatgaaagcgcttgcacgttcgtttgtgtggtggccatctgttgacaccgatatcgaagccatcactaagaaatgtgcagggtgctccagcgagagcaacatgccaccaaaggtctctctgcacccatgggaagtgccgagtggaccatggcgccgagttcatttagactttgcagggccattcctgggcaaaatgtttcttatcgctgttgactcattctcaaaatggcctgaaatacatgtgatgagttcaactacggcagagtgcaccgtggatgcactgcgcgttatgtttgcatctcacggcattccagaacgcattgtcacggacaatggtcctcaattcacatcggaagagcttcggacctttctcatgcagaatggtgtgcgacACACATTTAGCGCGCCATATCACCCGGCGACGAACGGTCTCGCTGAAAGATTCGTGCAGTCCTTCAAGCACAGTATGAAGGCCATGAAAGGAGAGGGATCCATCATCAAGAAGTTGACAAACTTCCTTTTGGCATACCGTACGACACCCCACTGTGCTACTGGTGAGACACCAGCAAACCTTTATCTCGGGCGCGA carries:
- the LOC144111887 gene encoding uncharacterized protein LOC144111887, with the translated sequence MQLEHAEEAMAPVAISALNPGLLPEVSPLSEASESRHVLVASTQASLSEELKSAAVSKMELQAPVMEAVEELTMTSASSKLPQDIAGMLEHVAGPMALGAISVQETGLDVPARSEPPQTAWPPDLFMLSQVAESAARCELKQQNLGQEGPVTALPASPELAPASVLESVALAASSEPVQPTTTALLPQLAESGLSPHPEAVFESERRPWVKRRIRRPLSEHSPATISWPDQTTGTETPEGSMTATQGHKHPTAHGGQRLKRRCARLPSKHSPAKILRLDQATGTETSEGSMTAPQGHKHPTAHGDGASDERSMLINMRAEMGDRRSLTPLPPSPPHGGEESKVDQFEVTLPDLPSISLWLPWSLQSVASPPEPETSSPEPVPESTPPPGPSQPTRLLEACVQVSREEQLEPATLEEPVVPLASFELPQDAAEGQEHGKEQMAFASISVPEPGLVLEVTSEPPQPKRLSEAHMQESLDEQQDLAMRDVKELVALSVSSKLPHETAGMLEHVNDTMALASVSAPDLRPVPELTPTSEPPQPTQPSGASVQEYLEEQLEPFTSSKLEQQNLAMEAARELMVTSGSFELPQETAMQLEHAEEAMAPVAISALNPGLLPEVSPLSEASESRHVLVASTQASLSEELKSAAVSKMELQAPVMEAVEELTMTSASSKLPQDIAGMLEHVAGPMALGAISVQETGLDVPARSEPPQTAWPPDLFMLSQVAESAARCELKQQNLGQEGPVAALPASPELAPASVLESVALAASSEPVQPTTTALLPQLAESGLSPHPEAVFESERRPWVKRRIRRPLSEHSPATISWPDQTTGTETPEGSMTATQGHKHPTAHGRPWLKRRIRHLPSEHSPATISRLDQATGTETPEGSMTVTQGHKHPTAHGDGASDERSMLLNMIAEMGDPRSLTPLPPSPPHGGEESKVDQFEVTLPELPSKSPWLAWSPLSVASPSEPETSPPEPVPESTPPPESSQPTRLLEACVQVSREEQLEPATLEEPVVPLASFELPQDAAEGQEHGKEQTAFAPISIPEPGLVLEVTSEPPQPMRLSEAHMQESLDEQQDFEMRDVKELVALSVSSKLPHETAGMLEPVNDTMALASVSAPDLRPVPELTPTSEPPQPTQPSWDSVQEYLEEQLEPFTSSKREQQNLAMEAARELMVTSGSFELPQETAMQLEHAEEAMAPVSISALKPGLLPEVSPLSEASEPRHVLVASTQASLSEELKSAAVSKMELQPL